One genomic window of Papilio machaon chromosome 17, ilPapMach1.1, whole genome shotgun sequence includes the following:
- the LOC106721563 gene encoding RRP15-like protein, with translation MVISTKTKPTVKVTVSDNESEYEVDDSDEDQISTKESDSDGGGGEDGESGSGEDKSDSEVGSDEEGGSEGEGGSKAAVMLTNEGWADSVAKILGTNKPKSKKTLVLSRAKKHSEIVKKVKEEKPAFEVVGESEEIKPEIKKEVTVPTEPPKKKKKEEKSTVRIKPNILEKDRERLLSKIATKGVVQLFNAVRNQQKTMEKELDKDLTEAKKEKILKKFDKRAFLDTLMGQTKSIIVDEQTKSLKNEIKPEDEKPKWSALRDDFMMGAKMKDWDKEPADD, from the exons ATGGTTATTTCTACTAAAACAAAACCGACTGTTAAAGTAACGG TTTCAGATAACGAGTCAGAATACGAAGTAGATGACAGTGATGAAGATCAAATATCTACGAAAGAATCTGACAGCGATGGTGGAGGCGGAGAGGACGGAGAAAGCGGAAGTGGCGAAGATAAAAGTGACTCAGAAGTTGGAAGTGATGAAGAAGGTGGCAGTGAAGGAGAAGGTGGAAGTAAAGCAGCAGTAATGCTAACAAATGAAGGCTGGGCTGATTCCGTGGCAAAGATTTTGGGTACAAACAAACCAAAAAGCAAAAAGACCTTGGTTTTATCAAGAGCTAAAAAACATtcagaaattgtaaaaaaagtaaaagaagaGAAACCAGCTTTCGAAGTTGTTGGGGAAAGTGAGGAAATCAAACCTGagattaaaaaagaagtaacAGTTCCAACAGAGCCtcctaaaaagaaaaag aaagaagaaaaatctACTGTACGTATCAAACCAAATATCTTAGAAAAAGATAGGGAAAGACTTTTGTCGAAAATTGCTACAAAAGGTGTGGTGCAGTTATTCAATGCAGTGAGGAACCAACAAAAGACAATGGAAAAAGAACTAGATAAAGATTTAACTGAAGCCAAAAAGgagaagatattaaaaaagtttgatAAGCGAGCATTTTTAGATACACTCATGGGTCAAACAAAGTCAATAATTGTTGATGAACAAACTAAGTCtttgaaaaatgaaattaaacctGAAGATGAAAAACCTAAATGGAGTGCATTGAg GGATGACTTTATGATGGGAGCAAAAATGAAAGATTGGGACAAAGAACCAGCAGATGACTGA
- the LOC106721543 gene encoding RAB6A-GEF complex partner protein 2 produces MIELSAKLTTGTVYLAGEALECCITFCHTTQPEHRNSQSHSDILENLAWASAQIHCFYSTSGNPSDKSLSIEKTTALEVTSCDIGDVVFHTKPKILFCDLTIPLGETKTFWYRESLPIEAAPSYRGTTIKYSYKITIATQKVGSHIKMVRIPFRVLPISPIMNMQDLAALCGNETTEDLQPTNPFSEERKVETPLTMALQVLQNLTARRSPNSYMITNTRGKVGRFCLFKSAYKLGEDIVGTFDFSVGTVTCMQVSVSLQPEEILKSKTPAKNVNKESSSRSMTVARYHEVTLGLTHSELILPIPLHITPAFDVNEVSLRWRLHFEFVTTNEKLSPNPEEKDWNAPLNVPIETMVWNLPVKIYSTLPKQITQHSVSSDAYTLCIK; encoded by the exons ATGATTGAACTTTCAGCGAAATTAACTACGGGAACCGTTTACCTAGCTGGTGAAGCATTAGAATGTTGTATTACATTTTGCCACACAACTCAACCTGAACACAGGAATTCGCAAAGCCACAG TGACATATTAGAGAATTTGGCATGGGCTTCCGCGCAAATACACTGTTTCTATTCGACATCGGGTAATCCCAGCGATAAATCTCTGTCTATAGAAAAGACTACGGCCCTAGAAGTAACATCATGTGATATTGGGGATGTAGTTTTTCACACAAAGcccaaaatattattttgcgaCCTGACCATTCCTCTTGGGGAAACCAAAACTT tttGGTACAGAGAATCCCTGCCCATTGAAGCTGCTCCATCATATAGGGGtacaacaattaaatattcatacaaaataacaattgcCACACAAAAGGTAGGCTCacatataaaaatggtaaGGATACCATTCAGAGTATTACCAATAAGTCCCATCATGAATATGCAAGACTTGGCCGCACTTTGTGGTAATGAGACCACTGAAGATCTACAGCCTACAAACCCATTTTCTGAAGAAAGGAAAGTAGAGACACCTTTGACTATGGCTTTACAGGTTCTACAG aATCTTACTGCAAGAAGGAGTCCTAACTCATACATGATAACAAATACTAGAGGTAAAGTTGGTCGGTTCTGTCTGTTTAAGTCAGCTTACAAATTGGGTGAAGATATAGTGGGGACATTTGATTTCTCTGTGGGCACTGTTACATGTATGCAG GTTTCAGTATCACTACAACCAGAAGAAATATTGAAATCAAAAACACCagcaaaaaatgttaacaaagaGTCTAGCAGTAGATCAATGACAGTGGCCAGGTATCATGAAGTGACACTTGGATTGACTCATTCTGAGCTGATTCTCCCAATACCTTTGCATATCACACCAGCATTTGATGTTAATGAAG tgTCACTAAGATGGCGACTTCACTTTGAATTTGTAACaacaaatgaaaaacttaGCCCGAATCCGGAAGAAAAGGATTGGAATGCGCCACTAAATGTGCCTATTGAAACAATGGTTTGGAATCTACCtgtcaaaatatattcaacaTTACCCAAACAAATCACACAACATTCAGTGAGCAGTGATGCTTAtactttatgtattaaataa
- the LOC106721509 gene encoding uncharacterized protein LOC106721509, producing the protein MLISDGINHGKLQSIIVGELKKAGLKHRLKKIILKNVKDHKTVFGAPLVKVPSCSVICCGSTLSIPNVVSEMSSVLRANANVEGLFRKAGSQTRQKDIKRLLDAGGCVSEGHHPIDVASVLKLYLRCLPEPLISAEVQDLLLRCRVTAGEDGLKPILHTLLLLPVLHVHLLHYIMELLNFIASRHKDNLMDSSNLAIVMAPSIMPLPAASSAQRLEHHVALVKMFIENSQHIGVLTEELMTQLDDDCDLHHARRKKRRSGSLNRMLSGLRKMVSGSANTPATVPEHSKTPVISKSAAKRKMEGYEGLSAKIKKEVTKNLPQRELSFTPMKMGITERKRLRLSFKDIKNTPNINSETSVSSEDMLTSSENLFSAHDTIDLSPDMKQTDKDYVRISKQEYEEIKSRVSAIENRLSREFTDVIPNVQPLQHVQNAYEQTLEEVAMLHCPSSEHLARRLSKELKIRPKEQAKIIRSPSARKIGSIRRRSKENLTKIVRHKSWNVSTHSQASQNSDRFYPYGGVVPRERTSTMKPESLIKSQADDEWNLSNCDNSVNNISNSSQKYRLRKRTSLAPDYNLDKTIGKLQPRRSLNITMDNSYDGISENSLNNSDKSNSNQYQYYRNNTKSIKYSNRPSQQKWRNAAAFFMEKTGEVENDSQTGRPSVNKLRQQNAGAVLAKAKLFESGSDKSSERNDKTDSNFARRPRTNGQNKPLKSITNNKSKIPTSPNIPNRLNKEYNKNYLRPYPSTSEGKEEAINWRFNRKATTPVKKIVSPQNGAPKAQTPVMKKPLCQPKSLRTPAHSGDVKKLNTPLKAVHVSPRRRSPRQKLQRSFN; encoded by the exons atgttaatatcagACGGAATCAATCATGGCAAATTACAATCAATTATAGTTGGTGAATTAAAGAAAGCTGGATTAAAGCATCGTTTAaagaaaatcatattaaaGAATGTGAAA GACCATAAGACTGTATTTGGAGCCCCTTTAGTAAAAGTTCCATCATGTAGTGTAATTTGTTGTGGCAGTACATTGAGTATTCCTAATGTAGTGAGTGAAATGTCGTCTGTTCTACGAGCAAACGCAAATGTGGAGGGCTTATTTCGTAAAGCTGGTTCACAAACCCGCCAAAAAGACATtaag cgaTTATTAGACGCAGGGGGCTGTGTATCAGAGGGTCATCATCCAATAGACGTGGCTAGTGTGCTAAAGTTATATTTGCGTTGTTTACCGGAACCTCTCATAAGTGCGGAAGTCCAGGATTTACTACTCCGATGCAGGGTGACCGCTGGAGAAGATGGGCTTAAACCTATTTTACACACATTATTACTTCTGCCAGTACTACAtgttcatttattacattatattatggAG ttacttaattttattgcatcAAGACACAAAGACAATCTGATGGACTCATCAAACCTTGCTATAGTGATGGCGCCCAGTATTATGCCCTTGCCGGCTGCATCATCAGCTCAGAGGTTGGAACACCATGTGGCTCTTGTTAAA ATGTTCATAGAGAACTCGCAGCACATTGGTGTACTAACGGAGGAGCTGATGACGCAGCTGGACGACGACTGCGACCTGCATCATGCCAGGAGGAAGAAGCGACGGAGCGGTTCACTCAATA GAATGCTCAGTGGTTTACGTAAAATGGTGTCTGGGAGCGCTAACACTCCAGCGACGGTGCCCGAGCACTCCAAGACCCCTGTCATCAGCAAGTCCGCCGCCAAGCGCAAGATGGAAGGCTACGAGGGACTTTCTGCCaaaataaa GAAAGAAGTAACGAAAAATCTGCCTCAGCGAGAATTATCTTTTACACCTAtgaaaat GGGCATCACTGAGAGGAAAAGATTGCGACTAAGCTTCAAGGATATAAAGAACACACCAAATATAAACTCGGAAACCAGCGTCAGTAGCGAGGACATGCTGACGTCCTCTGAGAATTTGTTCAGCGCTCACGACACCATAGACCTGTCCCCAGACATGAAGCAAACTGATAAGGACTACGTCAGGATCTCCAAGCAGGAGTACGAGGAGATCAAGAGCAGAGTATCCGCCATAGAGAACAGACTGTCTAGAGAATTCACAGACGTAATCCCCAATGTGCAGCCCTTGCAGCATGTGCAAAATGCCTATGAACAAACCTTAGAGGAGGTCGCCATGTTGCACTGCCCCAGCTCTGAACATCTCGCGCGAAGACTGAGCAAAGAACTGAAGATTCGACCAAAGGAACAAGCCAAAATTATAAGATCTCCTAGTGCTAGAAAAATTGGCTCAATTCGACGCCGATCAAAGGAAAACTTAACTAAAATAGTTCGACACAAATCTTGGAACGTGTCGACACATTCGCAAGCTAGTCAGAATTCAGATAGATTCTATCCGTACGGTGGAGTCGTACCTAGAGAAAGGACGAGTACAATGAAACCAGAATCGCTCATTAAAAGTCAAGCCGACGACGAATGGAATCTATCTAATTGCGATAACTCTGTAAATAACATATCAAACTCGAGTCAAAAGTACAGGCTCCGGAAGCGAACTAGTCTCGCTCCCGATTACAACTTAGACAAAACTATAGGAAAGCTTCAACCGAGAAGATCGCTCAATATCACAATGGACAACAGTTACGACGGCATCTCAGAAAACTCTCTCAATAATAGCGACAAATCGAATTCAAATCAATATCAGTATTATAGAAATAACACGAAAAGTATTAAGTATTCTAATAGACCATCGCAACAAAAATGGCGAAACGCAGCCGCTTTCTTTATGGAAAAAACTGGGGAAGTGGAGAATGATAGTCAAACTGGTAGACCATCGGTTAACAAGCTGCGGCAACAGAACGCAGGCGCGGTGCTCGCTAAAGCCAAGCTCTTCGAATCCGGTTCCGACAAGTCCTCGGAAAGAAACGACAAGACAGATTCTAATTTCGCGAGACGACCTCGAACGAACGGACAAAACAAACCGCTAAAAAgtattacaaataacaaatctAAGATACCAACTTCCCCGAATATACCCAATCGATTGAACAAagagtataataaaaactatttacggCCTTATCCATCTACGAGTGAAGGTAAAGAGGAAGCTATAAACTGGCGGTTCAACAGAAAAGCGACGACTCCTGTGAAAAAAATAGTCTCCCCTCAAAATGGGGCTCCGAAAGCCCAAACCCCGGTTATGAAGAAACCATTATGCCAACCGAAAAGTTTACGAACTCCGGCGCATTCGGGAGATGTAAAGAAACTGAACACTCCACTGAAAGCAGTTCACGTGTCGCCGCGAAGACGATCTCCTCGACAAAAGTTGCAacgttcatttaattaa
- the LOC106721662 gene encoding F-box only protein 11, translating into MPSASFSSSRSYVRRSRRKGGHRIPLPSRTQSSEPCESVPCPNNVTGSAMAATACAGPSGSGGGGSGGAPPVPAAPAAATPAGHHSPYDLRRKSPPAYHEPGPSGSCSLPARKRPRTSLSQGVDVCNVSQYLQYELPDEVLLCILSHLTERDLCRVAQVCKRFNTIANDTELWKSLYQSVFEYDTPLMHPAPCQFEFVAPDECDADNPWKESFRQLYYGIHVRPNYRPKKDSRIKHFNTIRAALEYVEERSGVSCASGGSCSCGGGGSGGGSAASGGGGAAGVCSCRRTPAPPPALLFVHAGLYQEECLAIDTDVQLIGCAPGNVAESVVLEREAESTLTFAEGANRAYAGYMTLKFSPDATSTMQHHKHYCLEVSDNCSPTVDQCIIRSASVVGAAVCVSGAGANPVIRHCDISDCENVGLYVTDYAQGAYQDNEISRNALAGIWVKNFANPIMRRNHIHHGRDVGIFTFENGLGYFEANDIHNNRIAGFEVKAGANPTVVHCEIHHGQTGGIYVHESGLGQFIDNKIHSNNFAGVWITSNSNPTIRRNEIYNGHQGGVYIFGEGRGLIEHNNIYGNALAGIQIRTNSDPIVRHNKIHHGQHGGIYVHEKGQGLIEENEVYANTLAGVWITTGSTPVLRRNRIHSGKQVGVYFYDNGHGKLEDNDIFNHLYSGVQIRTGSNPVIRGNKIWGGQNGGVLVYNGGLGLLEQNEIFDNAMAGVWIKTDSNPTLKRNKIFDGRDGGICIFNGGKGVLEENDIFRNAQAGVLISTQSHPVLRRNRIFDGLAAGVEITNNATATLEHNQIFNNRFGGLCLASGVSPLVRGNKIFSNQDAVEKAVGGGQCLYKISSYTSFPMHDFYRCQTCNTTDRNAICVNCIKTCHSGHDVEFIRHDRFFCDCGAGTLSNQCQLQGEPTQDTDTLYDSAAPMESHTLMVN; encoded by the exons GTGAACCATGTGAATCTGTACCTTGCCCGAACAACGTGACAGGCAGCGCGATGGCGGCGACGGCGTGCGCTGGGCCGAGTggcagcggcggcggcgggtcGGGCGGCGCGCCCCCCGTGCCCGctgcgcccgccgccgccacaCCCGCCGGACACCATAGCCCCTACGACCTGCGCCGCAAATCGCCACCTGCCTACCACGAGCCCGGCCCCTCCGGCTCCTGCTCGCTGCCCGCCAGGAAGAGGCCTAGGAC ATCTTTGTCTCAAGGCGTGGACGTGTGCAACGTGTCGCAGTACCTGCAGTACGAGCTGCCGGACGAGGTGCTGCTTTGCATCCTTTCCCACCTCACCGAGCGCGACCTCTGCCGCGTCGCGCAAGTCTGCAAGCGCTTCAACACCATCGCCAATGATACAGAACTATG GAAAAGTCTGTACCAGTCGGTGTTCGAGTACGACACTCCGCTGATGCACCCCGCGCCATGCCAGTTCGAGTTTGTCGCGCCGGACGAGTGCGACGCCGACAACCCTTGGAAGGAGAGCTTCCGCCAGCTCTACTACGGCATCCACGTCCGCCCCAACTATCGCCCCAAGAAGGACTCCCGAATCAAACACTTTAATACTATCCGG GCGGCGCTGGAGTATGTGGAGGAGCGCAGTGGCGTGTCGTGTGCGAGCGGAGGGAGCTGCAGCTGCGGCGGAGGCGGCAGTGGGGGTGGAAGTGCGGCTAGTGGTGGGGGCGGGGCAGCGGGAGTGTGCTCTTGCCGGCGCACGCCCGCTCCACCCCCTGCGCTGCTCTTTGTACACGCCGGCCTATACCAGGAGGAGTGTCTCGCCATCGACACTGATGTGCAGCTCATTG GCTGCGCCCCCGGCAACGTAGCGGAGTCTGTAGTGCTGGAACGTGAGGCGGAGTCGACGTTAACATTCGCGGAAGGTGCCAACCGCGCGTACGCTGGCTACATGACGCTCAAGTTCTCTCCGGACGCCACCAGCACGATGCAGCACCACAAGCACTACTGCCTCGAAGTATCCGACAACTGCTCGCCCACCGTCGACCAGTGCATTATACGTAGCGCAAGTGTCG TGGGTGCGGCGGTGTGTGTGAGCGGTGCGGGCGCTAACCCGGTGATACGACACTGCGATATCAGCGATTGCGAGAACGTCGGCTTGTATGTGACGGATTACGCGCAGGGCGCCTATCAGGATAATGAAATATCACGCAACGCTCTCGCCGGCATCTGGGTTAAGAACTTCGCCAACCCCATCATGCGCCGCAACCACATACATCACGGACGAGATGTCGGTATATTCACATTTGAAAATGGACTG ggTTATTTCGAAGCGAACGACATCCATAATAATAGAATAGCCGGTTTTGAAGTGAAAGCCGGTGCCAATCCCACCGTTGTTCACTGCGAGATCCATCACGGTCAAACTGGCGGCATTTACGTGCACGAATCCGGTCTGGGCCAGTTCATTGACAACAAGATACACTCCAATAACTTTGCCGGAGTCTGGATAACGTCCAATAGCAACCCCACAATACGTCGCAATGAGATATACAACGGACATCAGGGCGGTGTATATATATTCGGCGAGGGCCGCGGACTGATTGAGCACAATAATATATACGGGAATGCCTTAGCTGGCATACAG aTTCGCACAAACAGCGATCCTATCGTGAGGCACAACAAGATCCACCACGGACAGCACGGCGGCATCTACGTGCACGAGAAGGGGCAGGGCCTCATCGAGGAGAACGAGGTGTACGCCAACACGCTCGCCGGTGTCTGGATCACCACCGGCTCCACGCCTGTGCTGCGCAGGAACCGCATACATTCCGGCAAACag GTGGGTGTTTACTTCTACGACAATGGTCACGGCAAGTTAGAAGACAACGACATCTTCAACCACCTGTACTCGGGGGTGCAGATCCGCACGGGCAGCAACCCCGTCATCCGCGGCAACAAGATCTGGGGTGGGCAGAATGGAGGCGTGCTCGTATACAATGGCGGCCTCGGTCTCCTCGAACAGAACGAAATATTCGACAACGCCATGGCCGGCGTCTGGATAAAGACTGACTCCAACCCAACGCTCAAGAGGAATAAAATATTCGATGGACGCGATGGGggcatatgtatttttaatgggGGAAAG GGTGTATTGGAGGAGAACGACATCTTCAGAAACGCGCAGGCGGGTGTGCTCATCTCGACGCAGAGTCATCCGGTGTTGCGTCGCAATCGCATCTTCGACGGCCTCGCTGCCGGTGTTGAGATCACCAACAACGCCACCGCCACTCTTGAACATAATCAGATATTTAATAATCGATTTGGAG GTCTATGCCTGGCGTCGGGCGTGTCTCCGCTGGTGCGCGGCAACAAGATCTTCAGCAACCAGGACGCGGTGGAGAAGGCGGTGGGCGGCGGACAGTGCCTCTACAAGATATCCTCCTACACATCCTTCCCCATGCATGACTTCTATAG ATGCCAGACATGCAACACTACAGATCGGAATGCAATTTGCGTCAATTGCATCAAAACGTGCCATTCAGGACATGATGTAGAATTTATACGCCATGACAG ATTTTTCTGCGACTGCGGAGCGGGCACGTTGTCGAACCAGTGTCAGCTGCAGGGCGAGCCCACGCAGGACACCGACACGTTGTACGACTCGGCCGCGCCCATGGAGTCCCACACGCTCATGGTCAACTGA